One genomic window of Vibrio rhizosphaerae includes the following:
- the aspA gene encoding aspartate ammonia-lyase, producing MTTLSEAVAQTATRLEEDLLGQRHVPADAYYGIHTLRAVENFNISNVTISDVPEFVRGMVMTKKAAALANKELGVIPKEIASYIIQACDVMLETGKCMDQFPSDVFQGGAGTSVNMNTNEVIANLALELMGKEKGQYDVINPNDHVNKSQSTNCAYPTGFRIAVFNSVQKLVSAVGYLKEAFEIKSHEFSNILKMGRTQLQDAVPMTVGQEFHAWAVTLNEEIRALEYTSKLLLEVNLGATAIGTGLNAAEGYQALAVKHLAAVTGLDVVPAEDLIEATSDCGAYVMTHGALKRLAVKLSKICNDLRLLSSGPRAGLNELNLPELQAGSSIMPAKVNPVVPEVVNQVCFKVLGNDNTISFAAEGGQLQLNVMEPVIGQAMFESISILSNACINLRDKCIDGITVNKEVCENYVFNSIGIVTYLNPYIGHHEGDIVGKICAQTGKSVREVVLERGLLTEAEVDDILSVENLRHPQYKAKRYE from the coding sequence ATGACAACCCTCTCTGAAGCAGTTGCTCAAACCGCTACCCGTCTGGAAGAAGATTTACTCGGTCAACGTCATGTCCCTGCTGATGCATATTACGGCATCCACACGTTACGTGCTGTAGAAAACTTCAATATCTCCAATGTCACCATCTCGGATGTTCCTGAATTTGTTCGAGGCATGGTCATGACGAAAAAAGCGGCAGCACTCGCTAACAAAGAACTAGGCGTGATTCCAAAAGAGATTGCATCTTATATTATCCAAGCATGTGATGTAATGCTCGAAACAGGGAAGTGTATGGATCAATTCCCGTCAGATGTATTTCAGGGCGGCGCAGGGACTTCGGTCAACATGAACACCAACGAAGTCATTGCCAACCTTGCTCTGGAACTGATGGGGAAAGAAAAAGGACAATACGATGTGATCAATCCCAACGATCATGTCAACAAGAGTCAATCAACCAACTGTGCTTACCCAACCGGGTTCCGTATTGCAGTGTTTAACAGCGTACAAAAGCTCGTCAGTGCAGTCGGTTACCTCAAAGAAGCATTTGAAATTAAGAGCCATGAGTTCAGCAATATCCTCAAAATGGGCCGGACTCAGCTACAAGATGCTGTCCCGATGACCGTTGGTCAGGAGTTCCATGCCTGGGCTGTAACATTGAATGAAGAAATCCGAGCGCTGGAATATACGTCAAAACTGTTGCTTGAAGTTAACTTGGGGGCGACCGCTATCGGTACCGGCCTCAATGCTGCGGAAGGCTATCAGGCGTTGGCCGTGAAACATCTGGCAGCCGTCACCGGTCTGGACGTCGTTCCGGCAGAAGACTTAATTGAAGCAACCTCTGACTGTGGTGCTTATGTGATGACACATGGTGCGCTCAAACGCTTGGCGGTGAAGCTTTCTAAAATCTGTAACGATTTACGTCTGCTTTCTTCCGGTCCTCGAGCGGGTCTGAATGAACTGAACCTGCCAGAGCTTCAGGCGGGCTCATCCATCATGCCGGCAAAGGTAAACCCAGTGGTACCGGAAGTCGTCAATCAGGTGTGCTTTAAAGTCTTGGGGAACGACAATACCATCTCTTTTGCTGCTGAAGGCGGACAACTTCAGTTGAACGTGATGGAACCGGTCATCGGTCAGGCCATGTTTGAGTCCATCTCAATTCTGTCCAATGCCTGTATCAATCTACGCGATAAGTGTATTGATGGTATTACCGTCAACAAAGAAGTGTGTGAGAACTACGTGTTCAACTCAATCGGAATTGTGACCTATCTGAACCCATACATTGGTCACCATGAAGGTGATATTGTTGGCAAGATTTGTGCGCAAACAGGTAAGAGTGTCCGTGAAGTGGTACTTGAACGCGGTCTGCTCACCGAAGCTGAAGTGGATGATATTCTCTCTGTCGAAAACCTGAGACATCCTCAATATAAAGCGAAACGCTACGAATAA